One Microplitis demolitor isolate Queensland-Clemson2020A chromosome 2, iyMicDemo2.1a, whole genome shotgun sequence DNA segment encodes these proteins:
- the LOC103579605 gene encoding uncharacterized protein LOC103579605 isoform X2, with translation METKDSQKETDMCITDGNHCTQRSQCCSKYCVVVGLANQLCMSISDPNKPKVGNTPYSVTSTPKKSETKCLSTGYFCFANNECCSELCVSIGYHSIKACVNSTVTVDTSVKNSFDSTIIILNSTLDYCTPNSYNCDDLSQCCEKICAPIGFTGIKLCMYLPINKSWTMYSPSSSVTSKPNQNSNFCVLNGHYCVEDYDCCSKKCYSMRNTKLHACIV, from the exons ATGGAAACAAAAGACAGTCAAAAAGAAACCGATATGTGTATTACCGATGGGAATCAC TGTACACAACGAAGTCAATGTTGCTCAAAGTACTGTGTAGTTGTAGGATTGGCGAATCAACTTTGTATGAGTATATCTGATCCTAATAAACCAAAAGTAGGAAACACACCTTATTCTGTAACATCAACACCAAAGAAGTCGGAAACTAAATGTCTATCAACTGGATACTtt tgttttGCTAACAACGAATGTTGTTCCGAGCTATGCGTATCCATAGGATATCATTCTATTAAAGCTTGTGTTAACTCGACGGTGACTGTTGACActtcagtaaaaaattcatttgattctacaataattatattaaacagtACTCTGGATTATTGTACGCCAAACAGTTATAAT tgtgatGATTTGAGCCAATGTTGTGAAAAGATTTGTGCTCCAATAGGGTTTACTGGAATTAAATTATGCATGTATCTTCCAATTAATAAGTCATGGACAATGTACTCTCCATCTTCTTCCGTGACTAGCAAACCgaatcaaaattcaaatttctgtGTTTTGAATGGACATTAT TGTGTCGAAGATTATGACTGTTGttctaaaaaatgttattctaTGCGGAACACTAAACTTCACGCATGTATTGTCTGA
- the LOC103579605 gene encoding uncharacterized protein LOC103579605 isoform X1 has translation MIKNIFKKVMLFMNIIFLLALAKCEPKTMECLENGSSCTKSNACCSKLCHSRVYPLPIRRCVPTLSIVNKPPISMETKDSQKETDMCITDGNHCTQRSQCCSKYCVVVGLANQLCMSISDPNKPKVGNTPYSVTSTPKKSETKCLSTGYFCFANNECCSELCVSIGYHSIKACVNSTVTVDTSVKNSFDSTIIILNSTLDYCTPNSYNCDDLSQCCEKICAPIGFTGIKLCMYLPINKSWTMYSPSSSVTSKPNQNSNFCVLNGHYCVEDYDCCSKKCYSMRNTKLHACIV, from the exons atgataaaaaatatttttaaaaaagtaatgttGTTTATGAATATCATCTTTTTATTGGCTCTAGCGAAATGCGAGCCAAAAACAATGGAATGCTTAGAAAATGGCTCAAGC tGTACAAAAAGCAATGCCTGCTGTTCAAAATTATGTCACTCCAGAGTGTACCCCTTACCTATTAGAAGATGCGTGCCTACTTTATCAATAGTAAACAAGCCACCTATTTCAATGGAAACAAAAGACAGTCAAAAAGAAACCGATATGTGTATTACCGATGGGAATCAC TGTACACAACGAAGTCAATGTTGCTCAAAGTACTGTGTAGTTGTAGGATTGGCGAATCAACTTTGTATGAGTATATCTGATCCTAATAAACCAAAAGTAGGAAACACACCTTATTCTGTAACATCAACACCAAAGAAGTCGGAAACTAAATGTCTATCAACTGGATACTtt tgttttGCTAACAACGAATGTTGTTCCGAGCTATGCGTATCCATAGGATATCATTCTATTAAAGCTTGTGTTAACTCGACGGTGACTGTTGACActtcagtaaaaaattcatttgattctacaataattatattaaacagtACTCTGGATTATTGTACGCCAAACAGTTATAAT tgtgatGATTTGAGCCAATGTTGTGAAAAGATTTGTGCTCCAATAGGGTTTACTGGAATTAAATTATGCATGTATCTTCCAATTAATAAGTCATGGACAATGTACTCTCCATCTTCTTCCGTGACTAGCAAACCgaatcaaaattcaaatttctgtGTTTTGAATGGACATTAT TGTGTCGAAGATTATGACTGTTGttctaaaaaatgttattctaTGCGGAACACTAAACTTCACGCATGTATTGTCTGA